GTTGTTGAAGAAAACCTTAATTAATAGTACATGGGACAAAAAGTAAATCCGATAGCAAATCGTTTGGGCTTCATCAAAGGATGGGATTCAAACTGGTTCGGTGGTGATAATTACGGCGATAAGCTGGTTGAAGACCAAAAGATCAGGAAATACCTGAATGCTCGTTTGGCCAAAGCCAGTATATCAAGAATCGTTATTGAACGTACCTTGAAGCTAATCACCATCACCGTTCATACTTCTCGCCCAGGTATTATCATTGGTAAAGGCGGTCAGGAAGTTGACAAACTGAAAGAAGAATTAAAAAACATTACCAAAAAAGAGGTTCAAATCAACATTTTCGAGATCAAACGTCCTGAACTCGATGCCAAGATTGTTGCAAATAATATTGCACGTCAGATCGAGGGTAAAATAGCTTACCGCAGGGCAGTGAAAATGGCCATCGCTTCAACCATGAGAATGGGAGCAGAAGGAATCAAAGTATTGGTTTCGGGACGCTTAAACGGAGCAGAAATGGCTCGTTCTGAAATGTATAAAGACGGCCGTACTCCACTTCATACTTTGCGTGCAGATATCGACTACGCATTGGCTGAAGCCCTGACTAAAACCGGTTTAATCGGTGTAAAAGTTTGGATTTGTAAGGGTATGGTATACGGAAATCGTGACCTTTCACCTAACCTTGGCCAAAAATCAGGCCGTCCGGGTGGAAACAGAGGTGGCGGAAATCGTAATCGTCGAAGAAAATAGTGGTTTAACACTCACAATTTAAAAAAGGATGTTACAGCCAAGAAAAGTAAAATTTAGAAGAGTACAAAAGGGCCGAATTAAAGGTAATGCGCAACGCGGAAACCAGTTAGCATTCGGTTCATTTGGAATAAAGTCGTTGGAAGAATCGTGGCTTACCGGTAGGCAGATTGAAGCTGCCAGGGTTGCGGTAACACGTTATATGCAACGTCGTGGTCAAATATGGATTCGCGTATTCCCCGATAAACCAATTACCAAAAAACCCGCCGAAGTAAGGATGGGTAAAGGAAAAGGTGCTCCTGAAGGATTTGTTGCTCCGATAGCTCCGGGGCGTGTAATTATTGAAGCCGAAGGCGTTCCAATGGAAACAGCCAAAGAAGCTTTAAGACTTGCCGCTCAGAAACTGCCGGTAAAAACAAAGTTTATGGTTAGACGTGATTATGTTGAAGAATAAAATTAGGTGAATCATGAAAGTAAGTGAAATCAAAGAAATGACGAACAACGAAATCGTTGAACGTCTGCAGATTGAAAAAGAAAATCTTGTTCGCCTAAGAATGAATCATGCAGTATCTCCGCTTGAAAATCCTAACAAGTTGAAGGAAACTAAAGCTACAATTGCACGATTGAATACAATTCTTCGCGAAAGAGAATTAAACGAAAATCAGAATTAATTCAACGATGGAAAATAAAGAAAGAAATCTCAGAAAAGAGAGAATCGGGGTCGTTGTTAGTGATAAAATGGATAAATCAATTGTGGTGGCTGAAAAACGTAAAGTTAAGCACCCAATTTACGGTAAGTTTGTTAACAAAACTACCAAATTCCATGTCCACGATGAGAAAAATGATTGCAACGTTGGAGATACAGTAAGGATTATGGAAACTCGTCCTTTAAGTAAAACCAAATGTTGGAGAGTAGTTGAAATAATTGAAAGAGCTAAGTAATCATGGTACAACAAGAATCAAGATGTTCGGTAGCCGATAACAGTGGAGCAAAAGAAGTTTTAGTGATCCGTGTATTAGGCGGGACACGTAAACGATATGCTACATTGGGCGACACTGTAGTGGTTACTGTTAAAAGTGCAATTGCCGGAGGCGAAATGAAAAAAGGTACTGTATCGCGCGCTATTGTTGTTCGTACGAAAAAAGAAAATCGTCGTCAGGACGGTTCTTATATTCGTTTTGATGATAACGCCGTAGTACTTCTAAATAACGCCGGAGAAATGCGTGGAACACGTATATTCGGGCCTGTTGCACGTGAATTACGCGAGAAGAATATGAAAATTATTTCACTCGCTCCAGAAGTATTGTAAAAAGAAAAAAGCTCAAAATGCAGAAAAAGTTACACATAAAAAAAGGTGACACTGTGGTAGTGATTACAGGAAACAGTAAAGGCCAAAAAGGTCGTGTGCTGGAAGTAATTCGCAAAACCGACAGAGCAATAGTTGAAGGTGTTAACATGATAAAAAAGCATACCAAACCAAACGCGCAAGCGCCACAGGGAGGTATCATCGAACAGGAAGCACCGGTGCATATTTCTAACCTTATGCTAGTTGATCCTAAAACAGGAGAAGCCACGCGCATAGGAAGGAAATTGAATGACGATGGTAAATTAGTTCGTATTTCTAAAAAATCAGGAGAGGAGATTAAGTAATGGCTTACGTACCAACTCTTAAAAAGAAATATCAGGAAGAAATAATCCCTGCACTAAAGAAAGAGTTCGATTACTCTTCTGTAATGCAGGTTCCGAAATTAGAAAAGATAATCCTTAACCAAGGTGTAGGAGCTGCAATCGCCGATAAAAAATTAATCGACGTAGCACAAACAGAGATGACAATGATCGCCGGCCAGCAAGCCGTACAAACAGTGTCGAAAAAGGATATCTCTAATTTCAAATTGAGAAAGAAAATGCCAATTGGCGTGCGTGTTACATTGCGTCGCGACCAAATGTATGAATTCTTAGACCGTTTAATTGCTGTGGCACTGCCACGTATTCGCGACTTTAAAGGTATCGAAAGCAAAATGGACGGCCGCGGAAACTACACTCTTGGCGTTCCGGAACAAATAATTTTCCCGGAGATTGTACTTGATAAAGTAAGTAAGATCAACGGAATGAATATTACCTTTGTCACTTCTGCAAAAACCGATGAAGAAGGTTTTGCTTTGTTGAAAGAATTAGGTTTACCATTTAAAAACGTTAAAAAGAACTAATAATGGCTAAAGAATCAATGAAGGCACGCGAAGTGAAACGTGCAAAATTAGTTGAGAAATACGCCGAAAAACGAGCCAGGCTGAAAGCTGAAGGCGACTGGGAAGGTTTGCAAAAACTGCCAAAGAACTCGTCGAAAGTACGTTTGCACAACCGTTGTAAACTAAGCGGACGTCCGAAAGGATATATGCGCCAATTCGGTATCAGCAGGATTGATTTTAGGGAAATGGCCTCAAACGGTTTAATTCCCGGAGTTAAAAAGGCAAGTTGGTAATCGTTAAAAGAAACTTGAAAAATGAGTAAAGTAACAGATCCAATAGCAGATTATCTGACAAGGGTAAGAAATGCAATTATGGCGAAAAACCGTGTAGTTGACATTCCAGCTTCAAATTTAAAGAAAGAGATAACTAAACTTTTGAAAGAAAAAGGGTACATCTTAAACTACAAATTTGAAGAAGGTGTTGGTGTGCAAGGCAACATAAAAATTGCATTGAAATACAATCCGGAAACAAAAGTATCTGCAATAAAAGCGTTAGAACGCATTAGTAAACCAGGTTTACGTCAGTACTGCGACACAACCAGTATTCCACGTGTACTAAATGGTTTAGGCATAGCAATAATCTCTACCTCGAAAGGTGTAATTACCGATAAAGAAGCTCGCGAGCTTAACGTAGGTGGAGAAGTTTTATGTTACGTGTATTAATAGGGAGGAACAGTCATGTCAAGAATAGGAAAATTACCCATTTCAATCCCTGCGGGAGTAGAAGTTAAAGTTAACGACGAAAATGTTGTTAGCGTTAAAGGCCCACTAGGTGAATTGACTCAGCAAGTTGATCCGGTAATCGAGGTATCCGTTGAAGACGGAACTATCGAGGTTAAAAGAAGCGGTGATTCAAAACGCGAAAAGTCAATGCACGGACTGTATCGTTCTCTGGTTAATAACATGGTGGAAGGTGTATCGAAAGGATACGAGATTAAGTTGGAATTAGTTGGTGTAGGTTATCGTGCAGAAGTTCTGCCCAATAATGTATTAGACCTTGTATTAGGTTTTGCTCACCATACTTACCTGCAACTTCCTTCTGAAGTTAAAGTAGAGGCAGTATCTGATAAACGTAGTACTCCAACCGTGACATTAAAAAGTCACGACAAACAATTAATTGGTCAAGTAGCTGCAAAAATCAGATCATTCCGTAAACCTGAACCTTACAAAGGAAAAGGTATTAAGTTTGTTGGCGAAGTATTGAGGCGTAAAGCTGGTAAAGCCGCTGCAAAATAATTTTTTAAAAGATTAATTATTATGGCATTAACAAAAGTTCAAAGGCGAGCAAGAATAAAAAGTCGCGTACGCACAGTTGTTTCCGGCACAGCAGAACGTCCAAGATTAAGTGTATACAGAAGTAACAAACAAATCTACGTTCAGGTTATCGACGATGTACAAGGAACAACTTTATTAGCAGTTTCATCATCAGATAAAGGTATCGCTGATGCCAGCGGAACAAAAAGTGAAAAAGCTGCAATGGTTGGTAAAGCAGTTGCTGAAAAAGCACTGGCAGCCGGAATTACTGAAGTTGTATTCGACAGAGGTGGTAACTTATACCACGGAAGAGTAAAACAATTAGCTGACGCTGCCCGCGAAGGCGGCCTTAAATTCTAATAATTATGGCGAAAGTAAGTAATAAAGTAAAAACAAGCGACCTGGAATTAAAAGACAGGTTGGTAGCCATTAACCGTGTAACCAAAGTAACAAAGGGTGGACGTACATTCAGTTTCTCTGCCATTGTTGTTGTTGGAAACGAGGATGGAATTGTAGGTTGGGGCCTTGGTAAAGCAAGCGAAGTAACTACTGCAATTGCAAAAGGTATTGACGCAGCTAAAAAGAACCTGGTAAAAGTTCCGGTAATTAACGGAACAATACCGCACGAACAAACAGCAAAATTTGGAGGAGCAAACATTTTGTTAAAACCAGCTTCATCGGGTACTGGTCTAAAAGCCGGGGGTGCAATGCGTGCCGTACTTGAAAGCGCTGGTGTACACGACGTACTGGCAAAATCAAAAGGTTCATCCAACCCACACAACCTGGTAAAGGCAACAATGGAAGCACTTACCGAGTTGCGGGATGCTTATATGGTAGCAGAACACAGAGGTGTATCACTGGAAAAAGTTTTTAAAGGATAACACAGTTATGGCTAAATTAAAAATTACACAAGTAAAAAGTGGTATCGGTTCAACAAAACGCCAAAAAGCAACACTTGAAGCGTTAGGTTTGAAAAAATTGAACCAAACTGTTGTTCACGAGGCTACTCCTCAAATTGTTGGTATGGTTAACAAAATGAGGCATTTAATTAGTGTTGAAGAAGTTAAGTAATATTTCAAACCATTGAAATTATGAAACGGGTCTTGATTACTCGAGACCCGTTCCATCTTATTCAATTGAATATTAAAATATTTAATAAGATGAATTTAAGTAACTTACAACCTGCAGAAGGATCGACTAAAACAACAAAACGAATTGGTCGTGGTCAGGGCTCAGGCCGTGGCGGTACATCAACTCGTGGTCATAAAGGCCAAAAGTCGCGTTCAGGTTACTCCAGGAAAATTGGTTTCGAAGGCGGTCAGATGCCTTTGCAACGTGTAGTTCCTAAAATGGGATTTAAAAACATTAATCGTGTTGAATACAAAGCAATCAACCTTGATGTTCTTGAAAACCTGGCTACAAAAAAGAACCTGACGGTAATTGACAAAGAGTCCTTGGTTAGCGCAGGTATCGCGTCGAAAAACGACAAGATTAAAATTCTTGGCGGTGGTACTTTAACTAAAAAACTAGAAGTTAAAGCCAACGCATTTTCAAAAAGCGCGAAAGAAGCAATAGAAAAATTAGAAGGAACAACTGAAATACTTTAAACCGTAATGAAACGATTTATAGAGACCCTAAAGAATATTTATAAGATTGAAGATCTAAGGTTCAGAATTGGAACAACACTTTTTTTCCTGTTAATTTACAGGTTAGGCTCGTTTGTTTCGCTTCCGGGAATCGATCCGGCACAGTTACAAAACCTGCAAAATCAAACATCAGATGGTCTGCTGGGATTGATTAACATGTTTTCGGGTGGTGCCTTTGCACAGGCTTCTATCTTTGCTTTAGGAATCATGCCGTATATTTCTGCCTCAATTGTTATCCAGTTAATGGGTATCGCAGTTCCCTATTTCCAGAGGTTGCAGAAAGAGGGAGAGTCAGGAAGAAGGAAAATTAACCAGATTACACGGTATTTAACTGTGCTAATTCTGATTCCGCAGGCATCGGCATATCTTACCAATCTTCATTACCAACTGCCCGATTCGGCATTCGCACTGAGTGGAATATGGTTTAATGCTCCATCCATTGTGATTTTAACTGCCGGTTCGATGTTTGTTTTATGGTTAGGTGAACGTATTACCGATAAAGGTATTGGTAATGGTATCTCCTTAATCATTATGATTGGTATTATTGCCCGTTTACCCATGTCGGTTGTACAAGAATTCGGTAACCGAATTAACCAACAGGGTGGAGGTTTAGTAATGTTCCTGGTAGAGTTTGTTATCTTGTTTATCGTATTTATGGCATCAATTGCCCTGGTACAGGGAACCCGTAGGATTCCGGTACAGTACGCTAAACGAATTGTAGGTAACAAGCAATACGGCGGAGTACGTCAGTACATCCCTCTTAAAGTGAATGCCGCAGGTGTAATGCCTATCATTTTTGCTCAGGCAATTATGATGGTGCCTATTACAATTGTTGGTGTTGCTAATTCTGAAAATTTGCGTGGTGTTGCGGCTGCTCTATCAAACATCACAGGTTTTTGGTATAATTTAACACAATTTTTATTAGTGGTAGCTTTTACGTATTTTTACACCGCTATTACTATTAACCCAACACAAATGGCAGAAGACATGAAGAAAAACGGCGGTTTTATTCCGGGGGTTAAACCCGGTAAGAAAACGGTTGAGTTTTTGGATACTGTAATGTCGCGCATAACTTTACCAGGATCAATTTTTCTTGGTTTAGTAACAATAATGCCGGCATTTGCCATGATGATGGGAATTAGCCAGTCGTTTGCCCTGTTTTACGGTGGTACATCGCTGCTTATTCTTGTTGGTGTAGTGTTAGATACCTTACAGCAAATTGAAAGTCACTTGTTGATGCGCCATTATGATGGTTTGATGCAATCAGGCCGAATTAAAGGACGTCCGGGTATTGGAGGAATGTAAAACAAATTGTAGAGAGATTTATTTAGTAGTTAAACTTATTCAAAAAAAATTAAAAGTAGTTTTTTATGGCAAAACAACCATCCATAGAACAAGATGGAACAATTATAGAAGCATTATCAAACGCAATGTTTCGGGTTGAACTGGAAAATGGTCATGTAATTACAGGACACATTTCCGGGAAAATGAGAATGCATTATATTAAAATTTTGCCAGGGGATAAGGTAAAAGTCGAAATGTCTCCTTACGATTTAACTAAAGGTAGAATTACATTTAGGTACAAAAACTAAAGATTGTATAGGAAACGAGTCCCGGCCTAAGTCGGGCATCGATACAAAAAATTAAAAAAATAATAAGATGAAAACTCGTGTTTCAGTAAAAAAACGTAGCGAAGACTGCAAAATTATACGCAGAAAAGGACGTTTGTATGTGATTAATAAAAAGAACCCTAAGTTTAAACAACGTCAAGGGTAATTAATCTTTTAAAAAGAAGAATTTTATGGCACGTATTGTAGGTGTTGATATTCCAAGTAATAAAAGAGGTGAGGTTGCTCTTACCTATATTTATGGTATTGGCCGCAGCAGGGCAATAACTATCCTGGATGAAGCAGGTGTAGACAGAAACCTGAAAGTACAGGATTGGAACGACGAACAGTTGGCCGCTATTCGTGGAGTTATCGGCGATAACTTCAAAGTAGAAGGTGAATTGCGTTCTGAAGTACAAATGAACATTAAGCGATTAATGGACATTGGTTGTTACCGTGGTATCCGTCATCGTATCGGTTTACCGGTACGCGGGCAGAGCACAAAAAACAACGCACGTACCCGTAAAGGGAAACGTAAAACTGTTGCGAATAAAAAAATGGCCACTAAATAAGGAATTTAAGTTATGGCAAAAAAGACAGGATCAAGTAGAAAGAGAACGGTGGTGGTTGAAGCCAATGGAATGGCTCATATCCACTCGTCTTTCAACAATATCATCATTACGCTGACAAATATGAACGGAGAGGTAATCTCTTGGTCGTCAGCCGGAAAAAAAGGATTCCGTGGTTCTAAAAAGAACACTCCTTATGCAGCTCAGGTAGCTTCAGAAGAGTGTGCTAAAACTGCTTATGACCTTGGACTACGTAAAGTTAAGGTATATGTTAAAGGACCTGGTAACGGTCGTGAATCGGCAATCAGAGCTTTGGCTACCATCGGTATACAGGTTACTGAAATTGTTGATGTTACACCGCTTCCACACAATGGATGCAGGCCACCTAAAAGACGTAGAGTTTAATTTTAAAACGAAAAGGAAATGGCAAGATATAGAGGACCAAAATCTAAAATCGCTCGTAAATTCGGTGAACCAATCTTCGGACCGGATAAAGTGTTCGAACACAAGAACTATCCTCCGGGGATGCACGGTTTATCTTCTAAAAGAAGAAAAACCTCGGAATACGGGCTACAGTTGAAAGAAAAGCAAAAAGCTAAATATACTTACGGTGTATTGGAAAGACAATTCCGTACCCTTTTCAAAAAAGCTTCGGCTTCTAAAGGGGTAACCGGTGAAGTTTTACTGCAGTTGTTAGAGTCTCGTCTCGACAATGTTGTATTCCGTATGGGTATTGCTAAAACACGTGCAGCTGCACGTCAGTTTGTTTCACACAAACATATTACTGTTAATGGAAGCGTAGTAAATATTCCTTCGTACTCGGTTAAACCTGGCGACATTATCGGTGTTCGCGAGAAATCTAAATCGTTAGAGGAAATTACTGACTCATTGCATTCGCGCAGAAGTTCACAATACGAATGGTTGGAATGGGATGGCGAGCAAATGGCCGGAAAATTTTTGAACCGTCCTGAACGTGAGGAAATTCCAGAAAACATCAAAGAGCAACTAATCGTAGAGTTGTATTCAAAATAATAAAATTACTTAGAATATTATGGCAATATTAGCATTCCAAAAGCCTGACAAGGTAATAATGTTAGAATCCGATGACAAGTTCGGACAATTCGAGTTTCGTCCCCTGGAACCGGGATACGGTATTACAATTGGTAATGCACTTCGTCGTATTCTGTTATCGTCGTTGGAAGGCTATGCAATTACTACTGTTAAAATAGAAGGTGTTGACCATGAGTTTTCTACGATTAAAGGAGTTATTGAAGATGTAACCGATATTATCCTTAATCTGAAGCAGGTACGTTTTAAAAACGAGGTGGAAGATTTTGACAGCGAAAAAGTAACAATCTCAATTACCGGGCAAGAAGAATTTACTGCCGGAGACATTAACAAATTTATGACCGGTTTTAGGGTGTTAAACCCCGAAATGGTGATTTGTAGAATGGAACCCGATGTAAAAATTCAGATGGAGTTAAACATCAGCAAAGGACGTGGATACGTTCCTGCTGTTGAAAACAAACCGGTTGAAGAGGAGTTTGGTGTAATTCCAATCGACTCGATTTATACGCCAATTAAAAAGGTGAAATACGCTGTTGAAAACTATCGTGTTGAGCAAAAAACCGACTACGAAAAGCTGGTTTTGGATATTGCTACCGATGGTTCAATTCACCCGAAAGACGCGCTGAAAGAAGCTGCAAAAATTCTGATTTATCACTTCATGTTGTTCTCAGACGAAAAGATCACTCTTGATACGGATGAGAAATTTGCAAACGAAGAGTTTGATGAAGAAGTACTGCACATGCGTCAGTTGTTAAAAACCAAATTGGTAGATATGGATCTTTCAGTTCGTGCATTGAACTGTTTGAAAGCTGCCGATGTAGACACATTGGGTGACTTGGTTACATACAACCGAAACGACTTGCTGAAATTCAGAAACTTTGGTAAAAAATCGTTGACTGAGCTTGACGACCTTTTGGATAACATGGGACTGAATTTTGGAATGGATATTTCGAAGTATAAATTGGATAAGGAGTAAAAGGCAATGAGACATAATAAGAAATTTAATCACTTAGGCCGTAAAGCTGCGCATCGTAAAGCGATGTTGGCTAACATGGCAAGTTCGCTTATCGCACATAAGCGAATTTCAACCACAGTTGCCAAGGCTAAAGCTTTGCGTATGTACGTTGAGCCATTAATTACAAAGGCAAAAGACGATACTACACACTCGCGCAGGGTTGTTTTTAGTTACTTGCAAGATAAAGAAGCTGTTTCGGAATTATTCCGCGAAGTAGCAGTAAAAGTTGCAGATCGTCCGGGAGGATACACTCGTATTCTGAAAACCGGTAACCGTTTGGGCGATAACGCTGATATGTGTATTATCGAGTTAGTCGACTTTAACGAAGCAATGTTGGCTGCAACAGAAGAAGCTGCTGCACCTAAAAAACGCCGTTCACGTCGTGGTGGTGCCAAAAAAGCTACTGAAGTTGCTGCACAAGCTGCACCAGTTGTTGAAACTGAAGTGGCAGAAGAACCGGAAGCCGCAACTGGAACTGAAGTTAAAGCAGAAGAAGCAACTGAAGAGCCAAAAGCTGATGAATCAGCTGAAGAAGAAAAGAAAGAAGAATAAGATACTTTCTATAAACATAATGAAAAGCCGGTTTGCATTGCAAACCGGCTTTTTCATTTTAAATAAATTCCAGTAAATTTAAACCACAAGAACCAACTTATAAAATAAACCATGACCAAAAAGAATCAAACATCAAGACGAAATTTTATACGAACCACAGCTGCCGGTACTACTGCATTGGCTTTCGCACCATTGGCTTTTAGTTGTAAACCAAAAAATGCAGGATCGACCTTTGGTGGTGTGCCTGTTGGGGTGATTACCTACAGCTGGCGTAGTATGCCCGATTCGGTTGAAGAGATAATTGCCTATTGCAAAGCTGCCAATATTACCTCGCTTGAATTAATGGGGTATACCGCAGAAGAATGGGCAGGTGCACCGGCAACACCGCGTTGGCCCGGACGCGACGCTACCGAAGAAGAACGTATCGCTTATAGAATAGCCAGGGAAGAAGCCACAAAAAAGCAGAAAGAGTGGCGGGCAACAGTGGATGTTGAAAAATACAATGCGCTTAAAAAGTTATTTGATGATGCTGGTATCCATGTGCATACTGTAAAGTTTGCACCTGCCAACTGGAGCGACGATGAAATTGACTACGCTTTTAAAGCGGCAAAAATACTGGGAGCCGGAGCCGTTACAAATGAGATAGGTGATGCGGCCTGCAGAAAACTGGGTAAATTTGCCGAAAAGCATGGAATGATTGCTGCCTACCATAACCACGCGCAGCCGGGAGAGCCCGGCTTTGATTTTGAGGAGTTCCTGGTACATTCCCCTGCCAATAAACTTAACCTCGACGTGGGGCATTATTTTGGTGCTACCGGTAAACACCCCAATGAATTAATTGAAAAATTGCACGACAGAATTTACAGTATTCATCTTAAGGATAAAACGGGTGTAAACTCGGAGCCTGCCAATACCAACCAGGTTTGGGGCGAGGGTGAAACTCCGCTGTCCGATATTCTGGGTTTAATAAAAGATAAAAAATGGAATATCTATGCCGATATTGAGTTGGAATATCCAATACCCGAAGGATCGGATGCTCAGCAGGAAATTGTAAAGTGTGTGGCGTTTTGCAAGAATATTTTGAGCTAAGCGCTTTTTTATTAAAACTGTGGCTGCGACTGAAAACTAAAATCGATTCCCCCACCATTTACGCAAACGCTCCAATATTTTTGCTTCGGCAGCGTTATTTTGTGGCTGGTAAATGCGCTTGTTTTTAATCTCTTTGGGTAGGAAATCCTGTTCAACAAAATTACCGTCGTAGGCGTGGGCGTATTTATAATCTTTTCCGTAGCCGATTTCTTTCATCAGCTTGGTTGGAGCATTGCGGATGTGCAGGGGCACAGGCAAATCGCCAGTTTGTTTTACCAGAGCAATGGCATTGTCGATGGCTTCGTAAGCTGAATTACTTTTTGGCGAGGTAGCCAGGTAAATGGTACACTCCGAGAGGATAATACGCGCTTCAGGCATCCCTATTTTATGCACAGCATCAAAGGTGTTTTGTGCCATCAGCAGGCCATTGGGGTTGGCCAGCCCCACATCTTCGGCGGCAAGAATCAGCAAACGGCGGGCAATAAATTTTATGTCTTCGCCACCTTCCAGCATTCGGGCAAGCCAGTACACTGCAGCTTCGGGATCGCCACCACGAATACTTTTTATAAAGGCCGAAATAATGTCGTAATGCATTTCGCCTTTTTTGTCGTAAATGGCAAGATTTTTCTGTAGCTTGTCGGTAACTTTTTTATCGGTAATTACAATATTTTTTGCATCCTCGCCCAGAGTTACCAGTTCAAGTACGTTTAGCAGTTTGCGGGCATCGCCGCCCGAGTAACGAAGAATGGCTCCATCTTCGCGAAGTGTAATTTTTTTCTCTTTAAGTACCGTATCTTTTTTTGTGGCCTGCTTAATAATTCTCAGCAAAGCAGCTTTATCCAGATGTTCAAGAATATATACCTGACAACGCGATAATAATGGCGAAATTACTTCGAACGAAGGATTTTCGGTAGTTGCACCAACCAGGGTAATAGTGCCATCTTCAACCGCTCCCAGCAGCGAATCTTGTTGCGATTTACTAAAACGATGTATCTCGTCGATAAACAAAATGGGATTGGGCCGACTGAAAAACTGTTGCTTGCGGGCTTTGTCAATCACCTCGCGAATATCTTTAACACCCGAGTTTATGGCACTTAACGTAAAGAAAGGCCGTTCAAGTGTATTGGCAATAATACGGGCAAGGGTGGTTTTGCCAACACCCGGAGGCCCCCACAAAATTAAAGACGTGATTTTTCCCGAATCGATCATTTTGCGCAGAACAGCATCTTTTCCAACAAGGTGTTCCTGACCGATATAGTCGTCTAAAGTTTTTGGTCGTAAACGTTCTGCAAGTGGTTGATTCATAATTCAAGAAAAAAGTGTAAAGGTAAAAGTAAAAAGTATAAAGTAAAAAGTGCAAGGCAAAAGTGGAAAATTGAGAACAGTTGTGCCGGGCGAATTGAAAATTGGCAGCACCATGCCCCTCCCGGTATTTTATCAGTTTTTCAATAGCCAATTAAGCAAAATCAAGCTATTTATTAGCTCTCAAAATCAGTACTTCCATCCTTCAATCCTTAATTACAATACCGTACAATAATATTATAGGCACCATGTATTCCGAGTTCTCCGGCGCGGCTCAGGTCGAGTGCGCCTCCTTCAATATCATCGAGAAAAATTTTTGTAAGGCCCCGGTTAAAATAGGCTTCAGCAAATTCGGGTTCAAGGTCGATTGCCCGGTTTAAGTCTTCAACAGCGCTACGGTATTCGCCCAGACGTAGTTTTATAAAAGCCCGGTTGTAGTAGCCAAAAAAGAAATTCGGGTCGAGAAAAAGCGTAACAGCATAGTCGTCCAAAATATCCTGGTATTCAATGGTTGATGGTTTTATATTGCTGTTGTCAGTAATTTTTCCTTCGCGCAGTGTAAGTGCTGCAGGCGAAGTTGTTCCTGCTAAGAGTTCAACCTGTTCTTTTAATTTATAACGGGTGTTGGCACGCGTAAAATAGGCAACAGTTGTTTTTTCATTCAATTCAATGGCCTTGTCTAGATCGGTAAAAGCCTGGTTGTAATTTCCGGTTAAACTGTAAAATATGCCCCGGTTTAAATAGTTGTGGGCGTTTCCCTGGATGGCAATTTTTTCGTTAAAAAACAGAATAAAATTCTCGAAAACCGATTGGTAAGTGGTTACCGGTTTGTTGGTAATCGATAACAAGGGGTCATAATTGTTT
Above is a genomic segment from uncultured Draconibacterium sp. containing:
- the rpsE gene encoding 30S ribosomal protein S5, whose protein sequence is MAKVSNKVKTSDLELKDRLVAINRVTKVTKGGRTFSFSAIVVVGNEDGIVGWGLGKASEVTTAIAKGIDAAKKNLVKVPVINGTIPHEQTAKFGGANILLKPASSGTGLKAGGAMRAVLESAGVHDVLAKSKGSSNPHNLVKATMEALTELRDAYMVAEHRGVSLEKVFKG
- the rpmD gene encoding 50S ribosomal protein L30 — encoded protein: MAKLKITQVKSGIGSTKRQKATLEALGLKKLNQTVVHEATPQIVGMVNKMRHLISVEEVK
- the rplO gene encoding 50S ribosomal protein L15, which produces MNLSNLQPAEGSTKTTKRIGRGQGSGRGGTSTRGHKGQKSRSGYSRKIGFEGGQMPLQRVVPKMGFKNINRVEYKAINLDVLENLATKKNLTVIDKESLVSAGIASKNDKIKILGGGTLTKKLEVKANAFSKSAKEAIEKLEGTTEIL
- the secY gene encoding preprotein translocase subunit SecY, whose amino-acid sequence is MKRFIETLKNIYKIEDLRFRIGTTLFFLLIYRLGSFVSLPGIDPAQLQNLQNQTSDGLLGLINMFSGGAFAQASIFALGIMPYISASIVIQLMGIAVPYFQRLQKEGESGRRKINQITRYLTVLILIPQASAYLTNLHYQLPDSAFALSGIWFNAPSIVILTAGSMFVLWLGERITDKGIGNGISLIIMIGIIARLPMSVVQEFGNRINQQGGGLVMFLVEFVILFIVFMASIALVQGTRRIPVQYAKRIVGNKQYGGVRQYIPLKVNAAGVMPIIFAQAIMMVPITIVGVANSENLRGVAAALSNITGFWYNLTQFLLVVAFTYFYTAITINPTQMAEDMKKNGGFIPGVKPGKKTVEFLDTVMSRITLPGSIFLGLVTIMPAFAMMMGISQSFALFYGGTSLLILVGVVLDTLQQIESHLLMRHYDGLMQSGRIKGRPGIGGM
- the infA gene encoding translation initiation factor IF-1 produces the protein MAKQPSIEQDGTIIEALSNAMFRVELENGHVITGHISGKMRMHYIKILPGDKVKVEMSPYDLTKGRITFRYKN
- the rpmJ gene encoding 50S ribosomal protein L36, yielding MKTRVSVKKRSEDCKIIRRKGRLYVINKKNPKFKQRQG
- the rpsM gene encoding 30S ribosomal protein S13, which encodes MARIVGVDIPSNKRGEVALTYIYGIGRSRAITILDEAGVDRNLKVQDWNDEQLAAIRGVIGDNFKVEGELRSEVQMNIKRLMDIGCYRGIRHRIGLPVRGQSTKNNARTRKGKRKTVANKKMATK
- the rpsK gene encoding 30S ribosomal protein S11 produces the protein MAKKTGSSRKRTVVVEANGMAHIHSSFNNIIITLTNMNGEVISWSSAGKKGFRGSKKNTPYAAQVASEECAKTAYDLGLRKVKVYVKGPGNGRESAIRALATIGIQVTEIVDVTPLPHNGCRPPKRRRV
- the rpsD gene encoding 30S ribosomal protein S4; amino-acid sequence: MARYRGPKSKIARKFGEPIFGPDKVFEHKNYPPGMHGLSSKRRKTSEYGLQLKEKQKAKYTYGVLERQFRTLFKKASASKGVTGEVLLQLLESRLDNVVFRMGIAKTRAAARQFVSHKHITVNGSVVNIPSYSVKPGDIIGVREKSKSLEEITDSLHSRRSSQYEWLEWDGEQMAGKFLNRPEREEIPENIKEQLIVELYSK